Proteins encoded by one window of Nitrospiria bacterium:
- the ftsY gene encoding signal recognition particle-docking protein FtsY, whose product MLRRFKKGLSKTRQRWRQGLESLIFGNREIDADLLERLEGILLSADLGVHTVQRLSAGLRNRLDRHERADPSRLNAFLKAELMASLKSKESRLEVKSPPPFVVMMVGVNGVGKTTTIGKLALKFSQEGRSVVLVAGDTFRAAAIEQLEIWGQRVGCPVIKHQSGSDPSAVIFDGLTAAKARGTDVVIVDTAGRMHTKFNLMEELKKMKRVMDKALPGSPHETLLVLDATTGQNAVSQAKQFHEAIGVTGVVLTKLDGTAKGGVVVAIAEELGIPVKLVGVGEGPEDIDVFSAEDFVEGLFGD is encoded by the coding sequence ATGTTGCGGCGTTTTAAAAAGGGCCTGTCCAAAACCCGTCAGCGATGGCGCCAAGGTCTCGAGAGTCTGATCTTCGGCAATAGGGAGATCGATGCCGATCTGCTTGAGCGTCTGGAAGGAATTTTGTTGTCGGCCGATCTGGGGGTCCATACGGTTCAACGCCTGTCGGCCGGACTTCGAAATCGGCTGGATCGCCATGAGCGTGCCGATCCGTCTCGGTTAAATGCGTTTTTGAAGGCCGAATTGATGGCGTCCTTGAAGTCAAAAGAAAGCCGGTTGGAGGTGAAGAGTCCGCCTCCGTTCGTGGTGATGATGGTGGGGGTGAACGGTGTCGGCAAGACGACGACGATAGGAAAACTGGCCCTGAAATTCAGCCAAGAAGGTCGGTCCGTGGTCTTGGTCGCCGGGGACACGTTTCGAGCGGCGGCCATCGAACAACTCGAAATTTGGGGACAGCGGGTGGGCTGTCCCGTGATCAAACATCAGAGCGGATCGGACCCGTCGGCCGTCATCTTCGATGGACTTACGGCGGCCAAGGCGCGGGGAACGGATGTGGTGATCGTCGACACCGCCGGCCGGATGCATACGAAATTCAATCTCATGGAGGAACTCAAGAAGATGAAGCGGGTCATGGACAAGGCCCTGCCTGGAAGTCCCCATGAGACGCTCCTGGTCCTGGATGCGACGACGGGACAGAACGCCGTGTCGCAGGCCAAACAATTTCACGAGGCGATCGGGGTGACGGGGGTGGTGCTCACGAAACTGGACGGCACGGCCAAGGGCGGGGTGGTCGTGGCCATTGCGGAAGAGCTCGGGATCCCGGTGAAGCTGGTCGGGGTCGGCGAAGGACCCGAGGATATCGATGTATTCTCCGCCGAGGATTTTGTGGAAGGGCTGTTCGGAGACTGA